The DNA segment GGACCGGCTCGCGGCGGTCCGCGCGGCGGCGGGAGACGACCTGTTCATCAACGCCCGCGTGGATACGTACATCCGTGGCGTACACGATCCGGCGCAGGCCATCGACCGCGCCCTCCGTTACCTGGCAGCGGGCGCCGACGGTGTCTACCCGATCATGGCGCCGCCGGACCAGCTGCCCGGCCTGGCGTCCGGGATCGGGGCGCCGCTCAACGCACTCTTCCGGCCGGACGGTCCGTCACCGCAGGAGCTGGGCGCGCTGGGCGCCACCCGCATCACGTTCGGCCCCGGCCTGCACCGGCAGTCGATGGAACGGCTGCGCCAGGACGCGAACGCCCTGAAGAGCTGACGCGCTGCCACGCTGACGAACCGGAGCGCTGACGAACCGGGACGCGCCGACGAACCGGCGCACCGGTTCGAGCGAACGAAAACGCCCCCGGCGACCACAGGTCACCGGGGGCGTTCCCACACAGCGGAAGAGCCGCAGGTCCGCAGAGCGGACGTACGGGAATCCGGCTCAGATCAGGCCGAGCTCGCGGACCGCGTCGCGCTCCTCGGAGAGCTCCTTCACCGACGCGTCGATGCGGGCGCGCGAGAAGTCATTGATCTCCAGGCCCTGGACGATCTCGTACTTTCCGCCCTTCGTGGTGACCGGGAAGGACGAGATGAGGCCCTCGGGGACACCGTAGGAGCCGTCCGACGGGATACCCATCGAGGTCCAGTCGCCGTCCGCCGTGCCGTTGACCCAGGTGTGGACGTGGTCGATGGCGGCGTTCGCGGCCGAGGCGGCCGAGGACGCGCCACGCGCCTCGATGATCGCCGCGCCGCGCTTGGCGACGGTCGGGATGAACGTGTCGGCCAGCCACTTCTCGTCGTTGACGGTCTCGGCGGCGTTCTTGCCCGCGACCTCGGCGTGGAAGATGTCCGGGTACTGCGTGGCGGAGTGGTTGCCCCAGATGGTGAGACGGCGGATCTCGGATACCGGAACGCCGGTCTTCTGCGAGAGCTGCGAGATCGCCCGGTTGTGGTCGAGGCGGGTCATCGCGGTGAAGCGGTCGGCCGGTACGTCCGGGGCCGAGGCCTGCGCGATGAGCGCGTTGGTGTTGGCCGGGTTGCCGACGACCAGGACCTTGATGTCGTCCGCGGCGTTGTCGTTGATGGCCTTGCCCTGCGGACCGAAGATGCCACCGTTGGCCGCGAGCAGGTCACCGCGCTCCATGCCCTTGGTGCGGGGGCGGGCGCCGACCAGGAGCGCGACGTTGGCACCGGCGAAGGCGACGTTCGGGTCGTCCGTGATCTCGATGCCGCGGAGCAGCGGGAAGGCGCAGTCGTCGAGCTCCATCGCGGTGCCCTCGGCGGCCTTCAGCCCCTGCGGGATCTCCAGGAGACGCAGCTTGACCGGCACGTCCGAGCCGAGCAGGTGGCCCGAGGCGATGCGGAAGAGCAGCGCGTAGCCGATCTGGCCGGCCGCGCCGGTGACGGTGACATTCACAGGAGTGCGGGTCATGGCGTTCTCCGTAAGACAGCTGGCGGTGGGGGTCCCTGCCCCTGGTGCGGGAAATCCCGGATGCTCACACCATG comes from the Streptomyces sp. NBC_01471 genome and includes:
- a CDS encoding malate dehydrogenase, whose product is MTRTPVNVTVTGAAGQIGYALLFRIASGHLLGSDVPVKLRLLEIPQGLKAAEGTAMELDDCAFPLLRGIEITDDPNVAFAGANVALLVGARPRTKGMERGDLLAANGGIFGPQGKAINDNAADDIKVLVVGNPANTNALIAQASAPDVPADRFTAMTRLDHNRAISQLSQKTGVPVSEIRRLTIWGNHSATQYPDIFHAEVAGKNAAETVNDEKWLADTFIPTVAKRGAAIIEARGASSAASAANAAIDHVHTWVNGTADGDWTSMGIPSDGSYGVPEGLISSFPVTTKGGKYEIVQGLEINDFSRARIDASVKELSEERDAVRELGLI